From one Lactiplantibacillus paraplantarum genomic stretch:
- a CDS encoding helicase HerA domain-containing protein produces the protein MLREYYKFLGNRLIDWSQTITIQAGDRYVLNFENDDQVRQFMSVLSEFNDIHNFQLMAEQSGPNALAFDIDTDSHMQLVVVSTVEVTPDYLVNLRNRIGQQQGVWENTALLFVSNKVLDSINSGAKDIGRQGGPFNTGALKRNVQATVDKSEKLSKDDKDVLKFMVKTIYDGEQELTLMDFADVYGIIEKGELSDSDYIQMGYFQDQDLSTYSSKEERLAENHADYVNISLAHGFGDVRSRITKIVDGEKLISDLSGNNWQSVNYKQILAGKERLKQNKKISLVYDAEIMQGINEDMLIWDRPKGTSKAGQRTRYIIVFNDKHQNKLTVKFPFDATVQDKWITQSKINHKHYTVGTHKNQLVVDFSDLKTNEPESVKVRYRHHDIGSLGFTFNILILPFTDNKILGLRPYYRVKVKGEKKANLEIPSDMDELILGSGIQSKKLNVDKTSQLDNLMLGPNDQLKADLSQLSLDDDNESFTVTLGSVPLNFNVFDNDDNKIQPKSALDIERYRREHSYDGHYQNQRIIFGSEISSVFNNQKTFFDLEEKQINTETLIEDGAEISAQLTEKYRHLFGVLKKRMTLMSLINWDQEVIESVRDILAEVEQEITHTEDGVELPTEVRNISRIGEHWNSSHEVSYSPLNPMQLSYQLQVESDVHDEKLSRTLEQKLSPIHLVPFLKRNQLNYRAFTSENAPRWLCYSENNRSKFSRVSQAIITERLKDFKKHFNYLFDINPQSTYNIKFVNVTDEKPLIKSLVDYLYSEIEQVTKRRQSINEINPVNVYMLRASHDAVNSDFNGFYQLSNRDEFADFFTEPLKKNKEVSDEEVLELMKEKINVFYDFEPDEGFHITFYQFANELTLDGADRSNLEMNYSLNGVIGGTEYTSIQDSLKDGFGTKGLNDGDSAQVVHFAESWNELLVATAQKHVAMTHGMTLTNSIEEVDSRDFQAQFDKSNWVTVLNPEVKLDYFNKLSQDIYVIHYTDYTNSVNYESITLTKQVDQYRTILSENLPQNIKQRNSSSYIDNVIKTFNMINGEWLLRLVSHRQQKTTVKEKLSILAVSKEMLGILQRDDVIWVPLSLEEILRVSGSFVGESRSDAIFSAKSLGAKGKISDDLLFMGLKEDGAHYDVMFLPTEVKVGVNSSTVIDKAIEQVQHTAAVLNETLVKQQNFKAKFYLDFFMKLYFANAAKLYSNGEMDLTSFNGLMYAKQRIVQGDIEVNQSMLSCYHNKFIFSLKTGYTNRQIRIMDDYTSVEVPEDDAFSFAGQETQCIIDEIQNNHFGFDQHRLLTNEMLINDIETKSIQAEQAEVHTENDEAVPDSDNGEVEANEMTEAEALSYPGKHTTLQTVGDVFEPEGNEVSPNENQSHVSAKDEDTYNKLDEENDMLDEKEEIEATRRIRIGTIDGSTSKVYWEYGSDKLANRHMLITGKSGQGKTYFIQTLLLEFSKAKIDTVVIDYTDSYMPDQLDPTFKENVNQINQHIVLADGLPINPFAPQRFDIGTYHKLEDASGIAQRVAEVLDFVFSLGIQQKSRLVTVMTSGLEGDPNYTFATLKKTLLDSGESIDTKLYGRLQALLMRDPFTYKENFDWSNYFGTTGKTNIIQLSGYPASLQNAMIEFLLWDLINYAKLNSDKKLIYPIFLDEVQNLNFDKDSPTVKILREGRKFGFSGLFATQSLSSIKGEVDAIYNAAEQVHFLPPESQTKAVAKILSSDRVEQNKFEQELTTLKKGQCVVSGPGLVEKGDLAKQVNVVKIDDLASRLS, from the coding sequence GTTAATTTGAGAAATAGAATTGGACAACAGCAAGGTGTTTGGGAAAATACGGCGCTATTGTTTGTCTCAAATAAAGTTTTGGATAGTATCAATAGCGGTGCTAAGGACATCGGGCGTCAAGGAGGACCTTTTAATACGGGCGCGCTTAAACGTAATGTGCAAGCTACTGTCGATAAGAGTGAAAAACTCAGTAAAGACGATAAAGATGTTCTGAAATTTATGGTGAAAACCATTTATGATGGTGAACAAGAGCTTACGTTAATGGATTTTGCTGATGTGTACGGCATCATCGAAAAAGGTGAGTTGTCTGATTCTGACTACATTCAAATGGGGTATTTTCAAGATCAGGATTTATCCACATATTCATCTAAGGAAGAACGCTTAGCGGAAAATCATGCTGATTACGTGAATATTAGCTTGGCACATGGCTTTGGCGATGTACGTTCTCGAATTACTAAGATTGTTGATGGTGAGAAGCTCATCAGTGATTTATCTGGCAATAATTGGCAATCTGTTAACTATAAGCAAATTTTGGCAGGAAAAGAACGGTTAAAGCAGAATAAGAAAATCAGTTTAGTGTATGATGCAGAAATAATGCAGGGAATCAATGAAGACATGCTAATTTGGGATCGTCCAAAAGGAACTAGCAAAGCTGGGCAACGAACACGTTATATTATCGTGTTTAATGATAAACACCAAAACAAATTAACGGTTAAATTCCCCTTCGACGCTACAGTTCAAGATAAATGGATTACTCAGTCCAAAATCAATCATAAGCACTATACGGTTGGAACACATAAGAATCAGTTAGTGGTTGACTTTTCTGATTTGAAAACTAATGAACCTGAAAGTGTCAAAGTACGATATCGACACCATGATATTGGTAGTCTAGGCTTTACTTTTAATATACTGATATTACCCTTTACTGACAACAAAATATTGGGGTTGCGCCCATATTACAGAGTTAAAGTTAAAGGGGAGAAAAAGGCTAACTTAGAGATACCGAGTGATATGGACGAACTAATTTTAGGCTCTGGGATTCAATCTAAAAAATTGAATGTTGATAAAACAAGCCAACTTGATAATCTGATGCTCGGTCCAAATGATCAATTAAAGGCCGATCTCAGTCAATTATCGCTTGATGATGATAATGAAAGCTTTACAGTAACACTAGGTAGTGTTCCACTCAATTTTAATGTCTTTGATAATGATGATAATAAAATTCAGCCTAAAAGTGCGCTAGATATTGAACGTTATCGTCGCGAACATTCATATGATGGTCATTATCAGAATCAGCGAATCATTTTTGGTAGTGAAATCAGTAGTGTTTTTAACAATCAGAAAACTTTTTTTGATTTAGAAGAGAAACAAATTAATACTGAAACACTGATTGAAGATGGTGCTGAAATTTCAGCGCAATTGACAGAGAAGTATCGGCATTTATTTGGTGTTTTGAAGAAACGTATGACATTGATGAGCTTAATTAATTGGGATCAAGAGGTCATTGAGAGTGTACGTGATATTTTGGCTGAAGTCGAACAAGAAATTACACATACTGAAGACGGTGTAGAGTTACCGACAGAAGTCCGCAACATAAGCCGAATCGGTGAACATTGGAACAGTAGCCATGAAGTTAGTTATTCCCCCCTCAATCCGATGCAATTAAGCTATCAGCTTCAGGTGGAAAGCGATGTTCATGATGAAAAACTCTCCAGAACCTTAGAGCAGAAGTTATCCCCAATCCATCTGGTACCGTTTTTGAAACGCAATCAACTTAACTATCGTGCGTTTACTTCGGAAAATGCGCCACGGTGGTTGTGCTATTCAGAAAACAATAGATCAAAGTTCAGTCGGGTTTCGCAAGCGATTATTACAGAACGACTCAAAGATTTTAAGAAGCATTTCAATTACTTGTTTGATATTAATCCTCAGAGTACTTATAATATCAAGTTTGTTAATGTTACTGATGAAAAGCCGTTAATTAAGAGTTTAGTTGATTATTTGTATTCGGAAATTGAACAAGTAACTAAACGTCGGCAGTCTATCAATGAAATCAATCCAGTTAATGTTTATATGTTACGCGCTAGCCACGATGCCGTTAATTCCGACTTTAATGGATTTTATCAATTGAGTAACCGAGATGAATTTGCTGACTTCTTCACTGAACCATTGAAGAAAAATAAAGAAGTTTCCGATGAAGAAGTTCTTGAGCTGATGAAAGAAAAAATCAATGTCTTTTATGATTTTGAACCAGACGAAGGCTTTCACATTACTTTCTATCAATTTGCAAATGAATTAACATTAGATGGTGCCGATAGGTCAAATCTAGAGATGAACTATTCTTTAAATGGTGTCATTGGTGGTACAGAGTACACCAGTATTCAAGACAGTTTAAAAGATGGATTTGGAACTAAGGGGCTAAATGATGGTGATAGTGCTCAAGTAGTTCATTTTGCAGAATCCTGGAACGAGTTATTAGTGGCGACGGCGCAGAAGCATGTTGCGATGACCCATGGTATGACGTTGACGAATAGTATTGAAGAAGTGGATAGTCGTGATTTTCAAGCTCAATTTGATAAAAGTAATTGGGTAACAGTATTAAATCCAGAAGTAAAATTGGATTATTTTAATAAGTTAAGCCAAGATATTTATGTCATTCATTATACAGACTACACGAATTCAGTAAATTATGAGTCAATCACATTAACAAAGCAAGTCGATCAGTATCGCACAATTTTATCTGAGAATTTGCCACAGAATATCAAGCAACGTAATAGTAGTTCGTATATTGATAATGTTATTAAGACATTTAATATGATCAATGGTGAGTGGCTATTGCGTTTAGTCAGTCATAGGCAGCAGAAAACGACAGTCAAAGAAAAACTGAGCATTCTGGCAGTTTCAAAAGAAATGTTGGGAATCCTTCAGCGGGATGATGTAATCTGGGTACCATTGTCCTTAGAAGAAATATTACGTGTTTCTGGATCATTTGTCGGTGAAAGTCGTTCTGATGCAATCTTTAGTGCAAAAAGCCTCGGAGCTAAAGGTAAAATATCTGATGACTTGTTATTCATGGGATTAAAGGAAGATGGAGCTCATTATGATGTGATGTTCTTGCCGACCGAAGTTAAGGTTGGTGTGAATTCCAGTACAGTTATTGATAAAGCAATTGAGCAAGTTCAGCATACCGCTGCAGTCTTGAATGAGACATTAGTAAAACAACAGAATTTTAAAGCAAAGTTCTACTTAGACTTTTTCATGAAACTATACTTTGCAAATGCTGCAAAGTTATACTCCAACGGTGAGATGGACTTGACTAGTTTTAATGGACTGATGTATGCCAAACAGCGGATTGTCCAAGGAGACATTGAAGTAAACCAATCAATGTTGAGTTGCTACCATAACAAATTCATCTTCTCATTGAAGACAGGTTATACGAACCGGCAAATTCGAATTATGGACGATTATACTTCGGTTGAAGTACCGGAAGATGATGCCTTTTCATTTGCTGGTCAAGAGACGCAATGTATAATTGATGAGATTCAAAATAATCACTTCGGTTTTGATCAACATCGGTTATTAACAAATGAAATGCTAATTAATGATATTGAAACTAAAAGTATACAAGCCGAGCAGGCTGAAGTGCATACGGAAAATGATGAAGCAGTACCAGATTCCGACAATGGAGAAGTGGAAGCAAATGAAATGACAGAAGCAGAAGCGCTTAGTTATCCCGGCAAGCACACTACGCTTCAAACTGTTGGTGATGTCTTCGAACCTGAGGGTAATGAGGTGTCACCAAATGAAAATCAATCACATGTTTCTGCTAAGGACGAAGACACATATAATAAATTGGACGAGGAAAATGATATGTTGGATGAGAAAGAAGAAATTGAGGCAACTCGTCGTATTCGTATTGGAACAATTGATGGTTCTACTAGTAAAGTGTACTGGGAGTATGGAAGTGATAAGCTAGCAAATCGACATATGCTGATTACTGGTAAATCAGGTCAAGGAAAGACATATTTCATTCAGACACTGTTGCTAGAGTTTTCAAAGGCAAAAATCGATACAGTGGTTATTGATTATACAGATAGTTACATGCCTGATCAACTAGACCCGACATTTAAAGAAAACGTCAATCAAATTAACCAGCATATTGTGCTTGCTGACGGGTTACCGATTAACCCATTTGCGCCACAGCGATTTGATATTGGCACTTATCACAAATTGGAGGACGCATCTGGCATTGCACAACGAGTTGCTGAGGTTTTGGATTTTGTCTTTAGTCTAGGCATTCAGCAAAAAAGTCGATTAGTCACTGTCATGACTAGTGGCCTTGAGGGCGATCCTAACTATACGTTTGCAACGTTGAAAAAGACGCTTCTGGATAGCGGCGAATCAATTGATACTAAGTTGTATGGAAGACTGCAAGCGTTACTGATGAGAGATCCGTTCACATACAAAGAGAATTTTGACTGGTCAAATTATTTTGGAACGACAGGGAAAACTAATATTATTCAACTAAGCGGTTATCCAGCTTCATTACAAAATGCAATGATTGAATTTCTATTATGGGATCTTATTAATTATGCCAAGCTTAATTCTGACAAAAAGTTAATTTATCCAATCTTTTTAGACGAGGTTCAGAATTTAAACTTTGATAAGGATTCTCCAACTGTTAAGATCCTACGAGAAGGTCGGAAATTTGGGTTCTCAGGATTATTTGCGACACAGTCTTTGAGTAGTATTAAAGGCGAAGTGGATGCAATTTATAACGCTGCAGAGCAGGTTCATTTCTTGCCTCCCGAGAGTCAAACTAAAGCAGTTGCAAAAATCCTAAGCTCCGATCGAGTTGAGCAGAATAAATTTGAACAAGAATTGACAACTTTGAAGAAAGGTCAGTGTGTCGTCAGCGGACCAGGATTAGTTGAAAAAGGCGACTTAGCTAAACAAGTGAACGTTGTGAAAATTGATGATTTAGCATCACGTTTAAGCTAG